In Choloepus didactylus isolate mChoDid1 chromosome 18, mChoDid1.pri, whole genome shotgun sequence, the genomic stretch atatatatgttacaacaattttggggggtggggggtgcagagcCCTGGGGAGTGTGTCAGCTCCCTGCCCTGCTGCCTACCAGGCCCTGGCACCAAAACATGTCCCTCAAGGCAGGAGAAGGGGGCCAGAGAAGGGGTGCATGGCGGGGGGCCCCAGGCTCTCCAGAGGAACCGCCTAGTGGTGCAGGGGCCTCTGCACAGCCGCTCTTTTGATTCTTCAGTGGGAAGCCAACTCGAGGGCCCACAGGCCAGCCATGGGGCCACCCTTCCAGTCAGGGGGAGCTCCCATGCGCACGGACACACACAGCTGGCATCCAGCCTCCGGAAGGAGGCGTGCCAGAGCCCGGGGAACACACACGAGAGGGGGCATTACAGGAGCCGTGAAGATCCTCTCAAGCCGCTGGTGAGCCTCCTCTGTGGGGGTCAGCCGGGCCTCAGGGGCAGCTCCCGCCTAGAGGTTAAACCACTATTAGTCCCAGCCTGGGGAGTGGCGGGGGCACAGCATGCCAAGCCCCCAGCCCCGGAAGCCACTGGGACCCAATGGGTAGGGAGAGCAGGGTCAAAAGACAAGCCAGGCACCGATTTGAGTTTTTCAACTTTCAGATGAGAACAAAGAACAGGTGCCTGGAAGTCATAGTTATTTCTTCCTACGTCCTAACCATCTCGAGCACACGAGCCAGAGCTAGGACGGCACTGTCCCCCCAGGCGCCCTTCTGgttcctgccccagccccaggtgACACAGGTGGCTGAGGTCCAGGTGAGAGAGCCAGAGCAGGAGGGCAGCTGGCCCAGGATCAGGCACATGACGCTCCCTGGCTACTTATAGGTTCTCCCGGGGGAGTGCAAGCTCACCTCAGGCCCTACTCATTGGGCCAAAATGCCCCTGTTAATTCCTCTCTGAGTGCCAGGAATGGCCACTCTCCCGACTCACAGAGTGGGCCCAGAGGGGTGGGGGAAAGCTGCAGGCTGGCTCCTGAGTGTTGCTACACCCAGGAGGAGAGGGCAGCAAGGTAGGTCCTAAGACCCCAGGGGTCACAGGAGGTAGTGGTCAGGTATGGACCTCGAGGGCCCAGGAAGACAGGACAGGCCCTCAGGCTGTGCTCCCAGTGTCCTCCAGACCCCTCTCCTTCCAACTAGAAGAGCAAGTCAAGAGCACAGAGAAGCAGTGGCAAAACCTGATGGCCCCACACACACCCCGTGAGGCCTCGGCAGAGTCCACAAAACAGGGAAGCTTGAAGAGAACTGTCCCCAACCCAAGACCAGCCAAGCAAGTATCACTTTTCAAAGGGAAGGGGTTGGACCCACAGTCGTCTCCTCTGCCTTGGCCTCCTGCCCCAGCAGAGAGTATGTTGTGGGCAGACAGGGGCAGCCCCGAATTCAAAGGGGGGCCCCAGGCCCACAGGCCACCCAGGCACAGGGCTCCTCAAGAGGAATTGCAGGCAGTGATGGAAACAAGGGTGAAATGCTCTCAGCATCACTACTCACACTACCAGCTACCCACTCGAGCTCCAGGAACGGGGCTGGAAGCAGCATTATTTCTAATCTTCACAGCCACTTTCAAAGCAGGTATTCTACTTCACAGTTTCAAAATCTGAAAAGCTCCCCCAAATAGTAAGTTTTTTTTCAACTACTTCGGTGGGTACCCCTAACTGTTCATATTCCATCCTCTTTGGCATGAACATTTCTAGACTGTGCTGGGGAAATGGTAATGTGTTTGGTTAAGGGCTGCTGCTTATTACGTATACCGTATAACATTCTCAAATCCAAACATTATGAATTTCCAAAATACATCTGGCCCGAAGGCTTCAGAGAAGGGATGGTGAGTGTGCTGAGGGCCCGTGGGGGTGAGTGGCTGGGGGTGTGAAGCCAGGCTACCCAATTTCAGCAAACATGGTCTTTGTACCCCAGCACCCATCTGTTAAGACTCTGACCTTTGGCTTGGGGTCTGGGGTCTCAAACTGGCATTGTATGGCTGGGGACCAGCCTCCGACTCCCACGGCAAGAGTGTCGAAGGCCCCAGCATGCTGGGTAGCCGTTCCCACCCCGGCCGCCGGGCGTGCCCAGGCCACCACGGGCTCTGGCACTCAGCGAGGGAAAGCCATGCAGCCGCACCGTCCGGTCCCTGGGCCCAGCCTCTCGGTCATGCGGGGTCACTGAGGAGGCTTGGGGACACCGGCAGGGAGGTGTCTGGCCCTCGAGCAGGGGCGGTGAGGGGCATGGCAGGTTAGTGACACGCTCAGATACCTCCTGCTGCACACCAGGCTCTGGAGCCTGGGTGGGCTGCTCTCCAGTGAGGTGGTCTGTCCTCTCTTCCGGTGGGGCTGGGGTTTCAGGCCCGGCTGGGGATCCTGGCTTCCCCTCAGAGCCTGGCTCCTGGCCGGAGGGCTTCTCCCCCTTCCCGGGAGATGGCTTGCTGCGGGACTTGCGGTCCTTGCCCCTGCCCCGGGACATGAGGCTCCGCAGGCCCATGGAGAGCTCATCCTTGGCTGCCTCCTTCTTGGCTTCAGGCTTAGGCGGAGGAGGGGGAGGtggcggaggaggaggaggtggcagcTTGGGACTAGGAGCTGCCTTTTCTCCCCTCTTGCTTGGAGCTGGGTGCTCAGGGGACTTCACCCCTCTGGTCGGAGGCTCCCTGGCACTCCCAGACTCCTCTCCAGGCAGCACCTTGCTCACCACCCTCCTCACTGCACTGGCCACCCGCTTCCGGGAGAGGCCCTGGGCCTCCCCGCTGGGGACCT encodes the following:
- the LOC119513062 gene encoding vegetative cell wall protein gp1-like, with amino-acid sequence MAFSSRFAFWEQKVKEEDKTLPKPGPPGKEEGAPEGSSKEGSCLSRSPQPPASPVPSETSQRTKSPAAIPAMNGLGAASAEVPSGEAQGLSRKRVASAVRRVVSKVLPGEESGSAREPPTRGVKSPEHPAPSKRGEKAAPSPKLPPPPPPPPPPPPPKPEAKKEAAKDELSMGLRSLMSRGRGKDRKSRSKPSPGKGEKPSGQEPGSEGKPGSPAGPETPAPPEERTDHLTGEQPTQAPEPGVQQEVSERVTNLPCPSPPLLEGQTPPCRCPQASSVTPHDREAGPRDRTVRLHGFPSLSARARGGLGTPGGRGGNGYPACWGLRHSCRGSRRLVPSHTMPV